Proteins encoded by one window of Actinocorallia herbida:
- a CDS encoding sugar ABC transporter ATP-binding protein, which translates to MSEQSPVLALVDVSKSFGAVRALKGVRLELYAGEVHALAGENGAGKSTLVKTFAGVHRPDSGRILLGGEPVVFNSPADAQRAGVAVIYQEPTLFPDLSVAENIFMGRQPRSALGRIDRKTMHAKAAELFRRLGVALDPRRPAKGLSIADQQVVEIAKAISRDARVLIMDEPTAALTGQETARLFNVVAALKAQGCALLFISHRLEEIFAICQRVTTLRDGAWIASERIEELDEDKLVNRMVGRDLDELYPKQDVVPGEVALKVSRLTREGTFTDVSFDVRRGEIVALAGLVGAGRTEVARAIFGIDRWDAGSVEVAGSPLKNSSPTGAMAAGVALVPEDRRQQGLVMEMSIERNLGLTRLKALSKGPFISRAAEHANAADWAVRLQLKYGKATDHVGVLSGGNQQKVVLAKWLATDPSVLIVDEPTRGIDVGTKAEVHRLLSELAAQGLAVLMISSDLPEVIGMADRVLVMHEGRITAEIPRAEATEESIMSAATGRPGKEAA; encoded by the coding sequence GTGAGCGAACAGTCACCCGTGCTGGCGCTGGTCGACGTGAGCAAGTCGTTCGGCGCCGTGCGCGCTCTCAAGGGCGTGCGCCTTGAGCTGTATGCGGGCGAGGTCCATGCTCTTGCCGGTGAGAACGGCGCCGGCAAGTCGACCCTGGTGAAGACCTTCGCGGGCGTGCACCGCCCCGATTCCGGCCGCATCCTCCTGGGCGGCGAGCCGGTGGTCTTCAACAGCCCCGCCGACGCCCAGCGCGCCGGCGTCGCGGTCATCTACCAGGAGCCCACCCTGTTCCCCGACCTCTCGGTCGCGGAGAACATCTTCATGGGCCGCCAGCCCCGCTCCGCGCTCGGCCGGATCGACCGCAAGACCATGCACGCCAAGGCCGCGGAGCTGTTCCGCCGCCTGGGCGTGGCGCTCGACCCGCGCCGCCCCGCCAAGGGCCTGTCGATCGCCGACCAGCAGGTCGTGGAGATCGCCAAGGCCATCTCGCGGGACGCCAGGGTCCTGATCATGGACGAGCCGACCGCGGCCCTCACCGGCCAGGAGACCGCTCGGCTCTTCAACGTCGTCGCGGCGCTGAAGGCCCAGGGCTGCGCCCTGCTGTTCATCTCGCACCGGCTCGAGGAGATCTTCGCGATCTGCCAGCGGGTCACCACCCTGCGGGACGGCGCCTGGATCGCCAGCGAGCGGATCGAGGAGCTGGACGAGGACAAGCTGGTCAACCGCATGGTCGGCCGCGACCTCGACGAGCTCTACCCCAAGCAGGACGTCGTCCCGGGCGAGGTCGCCCTGAAGGTCTCCCGGCTCACCCGCGAGGGCACCTTCACCGACGTCTCCTTCGACGTCCGCCGCGGCGAGATCGTCGCCCTGGCCGGACTCGTCGGCGCGGGACGGACCGAGGTCGCCCGCGCGATCTTCGGCATCGACCGCTGGGATGCCGGGAGCGTCGAGGTCGCCGGCAGCCCGCTCAAGAACTCCAGCCCGACCGGGGCGATGGCCGCAGGCGTGGCGCTGGTCCCCGAGGACCGCCGCCAGCAGGGCCTGGTCATGGAGATGTCCATCGAGCGCAACCTCGGCCTCACCCGGCTGAAGGCGCTCAGCAAGGGCCCGTTCATCTCCCGCGCCGCCGAGCACGCGAACGCCGCGGACTGGGCGGTGCGCCTCCAGCTCAAGTACGGCAAGGCCACCGACCACGTCGGCGTCCTGTCCGGAGGCAACCAGCAGAAGGTCGTCCTGGCCAAGTGGCTGGCGACCGACCCGTCGGTCCTGATCGTCGACGAGCCCACCCGCGGCATCGACGTCGGCACCAAGGCCGAGGTGCACCGGCTCCTGTCGGAGCTCGCCGCCCAGGGCCTGGCCGTCCTCATGATCTCCTCGGACCTGCCCGAGGTCATCGGCATGGCCGACCGAGTCCTCGTCATGCACGAGGGCCGGATCACCGCCGAGATCCCGCGTGCCGAGGCGACCGAGGAGTCCATCATGTCGGCCGCCACCGGCCGCCCCGGCAAGGAGGCCGCATGA
- a CDS encoding LacI family DNA-binding transcriptional regulator encodes MATSPPGPGTVGIKQVAKAAGVSPGTVSNVLNRPERVATATRERVEEAIRALGFVRNGSASSLRAGQGRLIGLMVHDLANPFFTSLARGVEDLMSERGHAVILCSSATSPDREHRNLRMLAEQGVRGVLVTPVDSGGPDRLDLLYERHIAAVMLDHAATRPQQCSVTVDDVAGGQMAVTHLLETGARDIAYVSGPMSLRQCADRRSGAQKAVELAGHGSIRDVTVADMTPASGQEAADHLLAELPDAIFCANDLLAMGVLRTLLRQGVRVPERVLVIGYDDIEYATASSVQLSSVRQPTYRLGRIAAELLLDECDDPEGHAHQQILFQPELVVRESTRP; translated from the coding sequence ATGGCGACGTCACCGCCCGGCCCGGGGACCGTCGGCATCAAGCAGGTCGCGAAGGCCGCCGGCGTCTCCCCCGGAACCGTCTCCAACGTGCTCAACCGGCCCGAAAGGGTCGCCACGGCCACCCGGGAACGGGTCGAAGAGGCCATCCGGGCGCTCGGTTTCGTCCGCAACGGATCGGCCTCCAGCCTCCGCGCGGGCCAGGGCCGCCTGATCGGGCTGATGGTCCACGACCTCGCCAACCCGTTCTTCACCAGCCTCGCGCGCGGCGTCGAGGACCTGATGAGCGAGCGGGGCCACGCCGTCATCCTGTGCAGCTCCGCCACCTCGCCCGACCGCGAGCACCGCAACCTGCGGATGCTCGCCGAGCAGGGCGTGCGGGGCGTGCTGGTCACCCCCGTCGACAGCGGCGGCCCCGACCGGCTCGACCTGCTCTACGAACGGCACATCGCCGCCGTCATGCTCGACCACGCCGCCACCCGGCCGCAGCAGTGCTCGGTCACCGTCGACGACGTGGCGGGCGGCCAGATGGCCGTCACCCACCTGCTGGAGACCGGCGCCCGCGACATCGCCTACGTCTCGGGGCCGATGTCCCTGAGGCAGTGCGCCGACCGGCGCTCCGGCGCCCAGAAGGCCGTGGAGCTCGCCGGGCACGGCTCGATCCGGGACGTGACCGTCGCGGACATGACCCCGGCGTCCGGGCAGGAGGCCGCGGACCACCTGCTGGCCGAGCTGCCCGACGCCATCTTCTGCGCCAACGACCTGCTGGCCATGGGCGTCCTGCGAACTTTGCTCCGGCAGGGCGTCCGCGTGCCCGAGCGCGTGCTCGTCATCGGGTACGACGACATCGAGTACGCCACGGCGTCCTCGGTCCAGCTCAGCTCGGTGCGCCAGCCGACCTACCGACTCGGCAGGATCGCCGCCGAACTGCTGCTGGACGAGTGCGACGACCCCGAGGGGCACGCGCACCAGCAGATCCTCTTCCAACCCGAGCTCGTCGTGCGGGAGTCGACAAGACCGTGA
- a CDS encoding (Fe-S)-binding protein: protein MKIALFATCVNDTLFPGTGKAVVRILERLGHEVVFPEAQTCCGQMHLNTGYPEQALPLVRSFTDTFEEYDAIVAPSGSCAAMVRDWHGKTAARQGDHRLAERAFALTPRVHELAELLVDVLGVTDVGAVFPHRVTYHPTCHGLRMLKLGDKPLQLLREVRGIDLVDLPDATECCGFGGTFALKNADVSAAMCADKTAAVKQTRAEVLCAVDNSCLMHIGGTLSRQRSGVRVMHLAEILASDR, encoded by the coding sequence GTGAAGATCGCCCTATTCGCCACCTGCGTGAACGACACGCTCTTCCCCGGAACCGGCAAGGCCGTGGTCCGGATCCTGGAGCGGCTCGGCCACGAGGTGGTCTTCCCCGAGGCGCAGACCTGCTGCGGGCAGATGCACCTCAACACCGGCTACCCCGAGCAGGCGCTGCCGCTCGTCAGATCGTTCACCGACACGTTCGAGGAGTACGACGCGATCGTCGCGCCGTCCGGCTCGTGCGCGGCCATGGTGCGCGACTGGCACGGCAAGACCGCGGCCCGGCAAGGCGACCACCGCCTCGCCGAGCGCGCCTTCGCGCTGACGCCCCGCGTCCACGAGCTCGCGGAACTGCTCGTCGACGTCCTGGGCGTCACCGACGTCGGCGCCGTCTTCCCGCACCGGGTCACCTACCATCCGACCTGCCACGGCCTGCGCATGCTGAAGCTCGGCGACAAGCCCCTCCAGCTCCTGCGCGAGGTGCGGGGCATCGACCTGGTGGACCTGCCCGACGCGACCGAGTGCTGCGGCTTCGGCGGCACCTTCGCGCTGAAGAACGCGGACGTGTCGGCCGCGATGTGCGCCGACAAGACCGCCGCCGTGAAGCAGACCCGCGCCGAGGTGCTGTGCGCCGTCGACAACTCGTGCCTGATGCACATCGGCGGCACCCTGTCCCGGCAGCGCAGCGGGGTGCGGGTCATGCACCTCGCCGAGATCCTTGCGAGCGACCGATGA
- a CDS encoding lactate utilization protein B, with the protein MSDIAKDATASRMPTYVGMPAFPKAAHEAVADTRLRRNLAHATGTIRERRAAAVAELDDWAELRDAGKRIKDHTLEYLGHYLRMLEGKVTEAGGVVHWARDAEEANAIVARLIKETGETEVVKVKSMATQEIGLNEALAEHGITALETDLAELIVQLADDRPSHILVPAIHKNRAEIRDLFSHRMPSAPEGLTDEPADLAEAARRHLRAKFLSAKVAVSGANFAIADTGTILVVESEGNGRMCLTLPETLITVMGIEKLLPSARDLEVFLQLLPRSSTAERMNPYTSAWTGVTPGDGPQNFHLVLLDNGRTDVRDEEVGRQALRCIRCSACLNVCPVYARAGGHAYGSPYPGPIGAILSPQIRGIGSKVDASLPFASSLCGACYEVCPVAIDIPEVLVHLRAKAAKKLPEKTVMKVAAWGLRSPARLALGQTLAGRARSLAPHLRFPRAWADTRDLPPIPKESFRAWWKRTHGDSADRKDAS; encoded by the coding sequence ATGAGCGACATCGCCAAGGACGCCACCGCGTCACGGATGCCGACCTACGTCGGGATGCCCGCGTTCCCCAAGGCCGCCCACGAGGCGGTCGCCGACACCAGGCTGCGCCGCAACCTCGCGCACGCCACCGGCACGATCCGCGAGCGCCGCGCCGCCGCCGTCGCCGAACTGGACGACTGGGCCGAGCTGCGCGACGCGGGCAAGCGCATCAAGGACCACACCCTGGAGTACCTCGGCCACTACCTCCGGATGCTGGAGGGGAAGGTCACCGAGGCCGGGGGCGTGGTGCACTGGGCGCGCGACGCCGAGGAGGCCAACGCGATCGTCGCGCGGCTCATCAAGGAGACCGGCGAGACCGAGGTCGTCAAGGTCAAGTCGATGGCCACGCAGGAGATCGGGCTCAACGAGGCGCTGGCCGAGCACGGCATCACCGCGCTGGAGACCGACCTCGCCGAACTCATCGTGCAGCTCGCCGACGACCGGCCGTCGCACATCCTCGTCCCGGCGATCCACAAGAACCGGGCCGAGATCCGTGACCTGTTCAGCCACCGGATGCCGTCGGCGCCCGAGGGCCTGACCGACGAGCCCGCCGACCTCGCCGAGGCGGCCCGCCGCCACCTGCGCGCGAAGTTCCTGTCGGCGAAGGTCGCCGTCTCGGGGGCGAACTTCGCGATCGCCGACACCGGGACCATCCTCGTGGTGGAGTCCGAGGGCAACGGGCGGATGTGCCTGACTTTGCCGGAGACGCTGATCACCGTCATGGGCATCGAGAAGCTGCTGCCGAGCGCCCGGGACCTCGAGGTGTTCCTCCAGCTCCTGCCGCGCTCCTCGACGGCGGAGCGGATGAACCCCTACACGTCGGCGTGGACGGGTGTCACGCCCGGCGACGGGCCGCAGAACTTCCACCTCGTCCTGCTGGACAACGGGCGCACCGACGTCCGCGACGAGGAGGTCGGCCGCCAGGCGCTGCGCTGCATCCGCTGCTCGGCCTGCCTGAACGTCTGCCCGGTCTACGCGCGCGCGGGCGGCCACGCCTACGGCTCGCCCTACCCGGGCCCGATCGGCGCGATCCTTTCGCCGCAGATCCGGGGCATCGGCTCGAAGGTCGACGCCTCGCTGCCGTTCGCGTCGTCGCTGTGCGGCGCCTGCTACGAGGTGTGCCCGGTCGCCATCGACATCCCCGAGGTGCTGGTGCACCTGCGGGCGAAAGCGGCCAAGAAGCTTCCGGAGAAGACCGTCATGAAGGTGGCGGCGTGGGGGCTGCGCTCCCCCGCCCGGCTCGCGCTCGGCCAGACCCTCGCGGGCAGGGCCCGGTCGCTCGCGCCGCACCTGCGCTTCCCGCGCGCGTGGGCCGACACCCGCGACCTGCCGCCCATCCCCAAGGAGTCGTTCCGCGCCTGGTGGAAGCGCACCCATGGCGACTCCGCAGACCGGAAGGACGCCTCATGA
- a CDS encoding LutC/YkgG family protein — translation MSARDAILGRLGAPEGDPDAEYLLLHRGYLERHHGDGLVELFAERVAHYRAIVHRVTEAELPGALAAALRLGAYVVPEGVPAAWTGSIEPSRRLGPDADLERVSGTITGCAVGIAETGTIVLDHGAAQGRRALTLVPDHHLVVVRADQVAADLPDGLGRLDITRPLTFISGPSATSDIELSRVEGVHGPRTLEVFLV, via the coding sequence ATGAGCGCGCGCGACGCCATCCTCGGCCGCCTCGGCGCGCCCGAGGGCGACCCGGACGCCGAGTACCTGCTGCTGCACCGGGGCTACCTGGAACGGCACCACGGCGACGGGCTCGTCGAGCTGTTCGCCGAGCGGGTCGCGCACTACCGAGCGATCGTGCACCGGGTGACCGAGGCCGAGCTGCCGGGAGCCCTCGCCGCGGCGTTGCGGCTCGGCGCGTACGTGGTGCCCGAGGGCGTCCCGGCCGCCTGGACCGGCTCGATCGAGCCGTCCCGGCGCCTCGGCCCGGACGCCGACCTGGAACGGGTCTCCGGCACCATCACCGGCTGCGCCGTCGGCATCGCCGAGACCGGCACGATCGTGCTGGACCACGGCGCCGCGCAAGGGCGGCGGGCGCTCACCCTCGTGCCCGACCACCACCTCGTCGTCGTGCGGGCCGACCAGGTCGCCGCCGACCTCCCCGACGGACTCGGCCGGCTGGACATCACCCGGCCGCTCACCTTCATCTCGGGCCCCTCCGCGACCAGCGACATCGAACTGTCGCGCGTGGAGGGCGTCCACGGCCCCCGCACCCTGGAGGTTTTCCTCGTATGA